A genomic region of Serratia fonticola contains the following coding sequences:
- a CDS encoding phage integrase central domain-containing protein: MALNDSKIRAAKSLDKSYKLTDSQGLYLTVSTSGAKLWYFRYRFDGKENRLAFGAYPLVTLAEAREKRDAARKLLVSGVCPSQLRKTNNASVDESRTFKFIATAWHTSCLKLWSEDHAGKILTCLKRYVFPDIGAMDITKIETRHLAQLVKAIDDKGIHDVAGRVRQHLTKIMRHAVQQGVIKYNPAYDLDGVVTPVVTQHHPALPLKRLPELLEKIESYKGRPLTRLALELNLHVFLRSSELRLARWDEFNLKARIWTVPAKREAVKNVRFSERGAKMKDEHLVPLSHQAVAMLEQIKEITGESVFVFAGAHSMDKPMSENTINKALRVIGYDTKTEVCGHGFRTMACSALNESALWSKDAIERQMSHKERNGVRAAYVHKAEHLEARMEMMQWWSDYLDMSREGYVAPYIYARRHA; this comes from the coding sequence ATGGCCCTGAACGACAGTAAAATCCGCGCTGCTAAATCCCTCGACAAATCTTATAAGCTCACTGATTCGCAAGGTCTGTACCTGACCGTATCCACCAGCGGCGCTAAGCTGTGGTATTTCCGCTATCGCTTCGACGGCAAAGAAAACCGGCTGGCCTTTGGCGCTTATCCACTCGTTACGCTGGCGGAAGCCCGCGAAAAGCGCGATGCGGCGCGTAAGCTACTCGTGTCCGGTGTCTGCCCTTCTCAGCTTCGCAAAACCAACAACGCCAGCGTTGATGAATCCCGCACGTTTAAATTTATCGCCACCGCGTGGCACACCAGTTGCCTTAAGCTCTGGTCGGAAGACCATGCCGGTAAAATCCTCACCTGCCTTAAGCGCTACGTCTTTCCCGATATCGGTGCGATGGATATTACGAAGATTGAAACCCGTCATCTGGCACAACTGGTTAAAGCCATCGATGATAAGGGCATACATGACGTTGCCGGTCGGGTGAGACAACATCTGACCAAAATTATGCGTCATGCCGTGCAGCAGGGCGTGATTAAATATAATCCCGCTTACGATCTGGATGGGGTCGTGACCCCTGTTGTGACCCAACATCACCCCGCCCTGCCCCTGAAACGCCTGCCGGAGTTGCTGGAGAAGATCGAAAGCTACAAAGGTCGCCCATTAACCCGTCTGGCGCTGGAGCTGAATCTGCACGTCTTTCTGCGCTCCAGCGAACTGCGCCTTGCCCGCTGGGATGAGTTCAACCTGAAAGCCCGCATCTGGACGGTGCCAGCGAAGCGCGAGGCGGTGAAGAACGTGCGGTTTTCAGAGCGTGGCGCAAAGATGAAAGACGAGCATCTGGTACCGCTGTCGCATCAAGCGGTTGCCATGCTGGAGCAGATCAAGGAAATCACCGGAGAATCAGTGTTTGTCTTTGCGGGGGCGCATTCGATGGATAAGCCCATGAGCGAGAACACCATCAACAAGGCGCTGCGCGTTATCGGTTATGACACCAAAACCGAGGTTTGCGGTCATGGTTTCAGAACGATGGCCTGTAGCGCCCTGAACGAGTCCGCGCTGTGGTCAAAGGACGCCATTGAGCGCCAGATGAGCCACAAGGAGCGCAACGGCGTGCGGGCGGCGTATGTGCATAAGGCAGAACATCTGGAAGCCCGTATGGAGATGATGCAGTGGTGGTCGGATTATCTGGATATGAGCCGCGAGGGGTACGTTGCGCCGTATATTTATGCGCGGCGGCATGCATAA
- a CDS encoding GGDEF domain-containing protein → MKDKKYAAWIASEKRKSTFHSFDWFLLVNALFSLYLFIQRLNTGMYHSLAQLVRSNPAIAGVMLVTITSYMMLRLLRPSGEKVCWWVLIVSVMGLALCWCVVFHHLIVTNGVTLVYPLLIGLVFASLIPFYLSPLLLFLFAGPILTMAISENIFLRAAFSVANIYSYLLMLFLIYSAKRMLEKWFMLAIERERENKKLIERLGKLASRDPLTGLANRRYFSNYFDSVFARESAYQESFSVILIDVDFFKKYNDFYGHQKGDECLIRLAEGFGSCVRRSQDLVARYGGEEFIILLPKSDRTEAIAVAERIKAQVAALRIPHAQSDVGQWVTVSQGIAQWHVGMGREQLIEKADAALYETKARGRNGYTLAEQE, encoded by the coding sequence ATGAAAGATAAAAAATATGCAGCATGGATCGCGAGTGAAAAAAGGAAATCCACGTTTCATAGTTTTGACTGGTTCTTGCTGGTTAATGCCTTGTTCTCTCTCTATTTGTTCATACAGCGTCTTAACACTGGCATGTATCACTCCTTAGCTCAGCTTGTACGTTCAAATCCGGCGATCGCTGGCGTGATGTTGGTAACCATTACCAGCTATATGATGTTAAGGCTGTTGCGACCTTCCGGCGAGAAAGTTTGTTGGTGGGTGTTGATCGTTAGCGTGATGGGGTTGGCGCTATGCTGGTGTGTCGTTTTTCATCATCTGATTGTTACCAACGGTGTGACGCTGGTCTACCCATTATTGATTGGTTTGGTATTTGCCTCACTGATCCCGTTTTATCTCTCTCCCTTGCTACTTTTCCTGTTTGCTGGCCCGATATTGACGATGGCCATCAGTGAAAATATTTTCCTGCGTGCGGCGTTTTCAGTGGCGAATATTTATTCTTATTTACTGATGCTATTTCTGATCTACTCGGCCAAGCGCATGTTGGAGAAATGGTTCATGCTGGCAATAGAACGGGAGAGGGAAAATAAGAAATTGATTGAGCGTTTAGGTAAGCTGGCCAGCCGTGACCCGCTCACCGGGCTTGCCAATCGCCGCTATTTCAGCAACTACTTTGACTCGGTATTTGCCAGGGAATCAGCCTATCAGGAAAGCTTTTCCGTGATCCTGATAGATGTGGATTTCTTTAAAAAATATAACGATTTTTACGGCCACCAGAAGGGGGACGAGTGCCTGATCCGACTGGCGGAAGGCTTTGGAAGTTGCGTACGCCGTTCGCAAGACCTGGTTGCCCGTTACGGCGGTGAAGAGTTTATTATTCTGTTGCCGAAATCCGATCGTACAGAGGCGATAGCCGTGGCGGAAAGGATAAAAGCACAGGTGGCTGCGCTGAGGATACCGCATGCGCAATCCGATGTCGGGCAATGGGTGACGGTGAGTCAGGGGATCGCACAGTGGCACGTCGGTATGGGGCGAGAACAGTTGATTGAGAAGGCCGATGCCGCGCTCTATGAGACCAAGGCGCGTGGGCGTAATGGCTATACGTTAGCTGAGCAGGAGTAA
- a CDS encoding pyrimidine-nucleoside phosphorylase has product MRMVDIIAKKRDGKELTTQEIEFFVNGYTQGDIPDYQASALAMAIFFQDMNDRERADLTMAMVNSGDVIDLSAIEGVKVDKHSTGGVGDTTTLVLAPLVAALDIPVAKMSGRGLGHTGGTIDKLEAVAGFHVEISSEQFIELVNRDKVAVIGQTGNLTPADKKLYALRDVTGTVNSIPLIAGSIMSKKIAAGADAIVLDVKTGAGAFMKTTEDAIELATAMVRIGNHVGRNTMAVISDMSQPLGYAIGNALEVKEAIETLRGEGPEDLTELVMQLGSQMVVLAKKADSLAAARAMLEEVIHNGKALAKFRDFLANQGGDASMVDHPEKLPQAKYQIEVPAKQAGVVANIVADEIGVAAMLLGAGRATKEDDIDLAVGLMMHKKVGDRVAVGDSLVTIHANREDVASVMAKIYDSITIADKAQAPKLIHTIITE; this is encoded by the coding sequence ATGAGAATGGTGGATATCATCGCTAAAAAGCGCGATGGAAAAGAGCTGACAACGCAAGAAATCGAATTTTTTGTCAATGGCTATACCCAGGGAGATATTCCGGATTATCAGGCCAGTGCGCTGGCTATGGCGATCTTTTTCCAGGATATGAACGATCGTGAACGTGCCGATCTGACGATGGCGATGGTGAACTCTGGTGATGTGATCGATCTTTCCGCTATCGAAGGCGTCAAAGTGGATAAACACTCAACCGGTGGCGTGGGCGATACCACCACGCTGGTGCTGGCCCCTTTGGTGGCGGCTCTGGATATTCCGGTGGCGAAGATGTCCGGCCGTGGTCTGGGCCATACTGGTGGCACTATCGACAAACTTGAAGCGGTGGCGGGGTTCCATGTGGAGATCTCCAGCGAACAGTTTATCGAACTGGTTAACCGTGACAAAGTGGCAGTGATTGGTCAAACCGGTAATTTAACCCCGGCGGATAAAAAGCTGTATGCCCTGCGTGACGTTACCGGCACGGTGAACTCCATTCCACTGATCGCCGGTTCGATCATGAGCAAGAAGATTGCCGCAGGTGCTGATGCCATCGTGCTGGATGTAAAAACCGGTGCCGGTGCGTTTATGAAAACCACTGAAGATGCTATCGAGCTGGCGACGGCAATGGTACGCATTGGTAATCATGTGGGCCGCAACACCATGGCGGTGATTTCCGATATGTCGCAGCCGCTGGGCTATGCCATCGGTAATGCGCTGGAAGTGAAAGAGGCGATCGAAACCTTACGCGGCGAAGGCCCGGAAGATCTGACTGAACTGGTGATGCAACTGGGCAGCCAAATGGTGGTGTTGGCGAAAAAGGCAGACTCCTTAGCGGCAGCGCGCGCGATGCTGGAAGAAGTGATCCACAATGGCAAAGCGCTGGCCAAGTTCCGTGACTTCCTGGCGAACCAGGGCGGTGATGCTTCAATGGTGGATCATCCAGAGAAGTTGCCGCAGGCCAAATATCAGATCGAAGTGCCTGCCAAGCAGGCCGGGGTTGTCGCCAACATTGTTGCCGATGAGATCGGCGTCGCGGCGATGTTGCTGGGGGCCGGGCGAGCCACCAAGGAAGACGATATCGACCTGGCCGTCGGCCTGATGATGCATAAGAAAGTCGGCGATCGGGTGGCGGTTGGGGATTCGTTGGTCACCATCCACGCTAACCGTGAGGATGTGGCAAGCGTGATGGCGAAGATTTATGACAGCATCACCATTGCCGATAAGGCGCAAGCGCCGAAGTTAATTCATACCATTATTACCGAATAA
- a CDS encoding NupC/NupG family nucleoside CNT transporter, whose product MKYIIGIICIAVICVLALLVSNDRKSIRYRPIFVMLACQFAMTALLLKTDVGNKVIGVIAGVFGNLLSYANEGVNFVFGGLLNQGEISFFLSVLLPIVFISALIGILQHWRILGFIIKYIGLGLSKVNGMGRLESYNAVASAILGQSEVFISVKKQLGLLPQHRLYTLCTSAMSTVSMSIVGAYMVMLDPRYVVTALVLNLFGGFIMASLINPYQVKPEEDILDVVEGEKQSFFEVLSEYILDGFKVAVIVGAMLIGFIALITMANAIFTALFGISFQGVMGYLFSPLAFLVGVPWHEAVQAGGLMATKIVSNEFVAMLNLSQGDYHFSERTLAIISVFLVSFANFSSIGIIVGAIKALDSKQGNSAARFGLKLLYGSTLVSFLNAAVVGFFF is encoded by the coding sequence GTGAAATATATCATAGGGATAATCTGCATTGCTGTTATCTGTGTCTTGGCACTTTTGGTCAGTAACGATCGCAAAAGCATTCGCTACCGGCCAATCTTTGTCATGCTGGCCTGTCAGTTTGCAATGACCGCGCTACTGCTCAAAACCGACGTGGGCAATAAGGTGATCGGCGTGATCGCCGGGGTGTTTGGCAATTTGCTGTCTTACGCCAACGAAGGGGTCAACTTTGTGTTCGGTGGCTTGTTGAACCAAGGGGAAATCTCGTTCTTCCTCTCCGTTCTGTTGCCGATCGTATTTATCTCGGCCCTGATTGGTATCCTGCAGCACTGGCGCATTTTGGGCTTTATCATCAAATACATCGGGTTGGGGTTGAGCAAAGTCAACGGCATGGGGCGACTCGAATCCTATAACGCGGTTGCTTCGGCGATCCTCGGTCAGTCTGAAGTGTTCATCTCGGTTAAAAAACAGCTTGGTCTGTTGCCGCAACACCGCTTATATACGCTGTGTACTTCCGCGATGTCGACAGTTTCGATGTCTATCGTCGGGGCCTATATGGTGATGCTGGATCCGCGCTACGTGGTGACCGCGTTGGTGCTGAACCTGTTTGGCGGTTTCATCATGGCTTCGCTGATCAACCCTTATCAGGTCAAGCCGGAAGAAGACATCCTCGATGTGGTCGAAGGGGAAAAACAGAGCTTCTTCGAAGTGCTGAGTGAATACATCCTCGACGGTTTTAAAGTCGCGGTGATTGTGGGAGCGATGCTGATTGGCTTTATCGCGCTGATCACCATGGCTAATGCGATATTCACCGCCTTATTTGGCATCTCCTTCCAGGGCGTAATGGGCTATCTGTTCTCGCCGTTGGCATTCCTGGTGGGGGTACCTTGGCATGAAGCGGTGCAGGCCGGTGGCCTGATGGCAACCAAGATCGTCAGTAACGAGTTCGTTGCCATGCTCAATCTGTCGCAAGGGGATTATCACTTCTCTGAACGCACCCTGGCGATTATTTCGGTATTCCTGGTGTCGTTCGCCAACTTCTCTTCCATCGGCATTATCGTTGGTGCCATCAAAGCGCTGGATTCCAAACAGGGGAACAGTGCCGCCCGTTTTGGCCTGAAGCTGCTTTATGGTTCCACGTTGGTCAGTTTTCTCAACGCGGCCGTAGTGGGTTTCTTCTTTTAA
- a CDS encoding bifunctional 2',3'-cyclic-nucleotide 2'-phosphodiesterase/3'-nucleotidase → MKMISPIKMSLLAMMVAGAVNAATVNLRVMETTDVHGNMMDYDYYKDQATAQYGLVRAASLIDAARAEVTNSVLVDNGDIIQGSPMADYAAANLKKGDVHPVYQAMNTLDYAVGSLGNHEFNYGLDYLQMAISGAKFPYINANVYDAKTNKPYFKQYLIVDTPVKDTEGKEHKLRIGYIGFVPPQIVLWDKAKLSGKVIAKDITETAKALVPQMRKEGADIVIAIAHSGFSADPYKALAENSVYYLSKVPGIDAIAFGHAHGIFPSKDFASIPGVDIDKGTINGIPAVMPGHWADNLGVIDLVLEGESDHWKVVSSRAEARPIFDKKNGKSLVEAKATLVKTLEQAHNDTREFVNKPIGIIAEDTNTYLALVQDSSAIQIIRAAQKAYVEHYIQGDPDLADIPVISAAAPFKAGGRKNDPAAFVDMRKGPLSFRNAADLYQYSNTLAAVKLKGSDLKEWLECSAGMYNQIDVKTDKPQPLLNWGGFRAYNFDMFDDLSYQIDVTQPARYDGDCNLINPQAQRIKSLTYQGKPLEANAPFLVAVNNYRAFTGKFAGTGEKNVVISSPDEVRTIVANYISEQTKQHGEYKPQVINSWRIAPISSDKKLDIRMETSPSQNAAAYIKQAAQHPMELIEKDDIGFAIYKIDLQK, encoded by the coding sequence ATGAAAATGATTTCGCCAATCAAAATGTCGTTACTGGCCATGATGGTCGCAGGGGCGGTGAATGCCGCAACGGTGAACCTGCGCGTCATGGAGACCACCGACGTCCATGGCAACATGATGGATTACGATTACTACAAAGATCAGGCTACGGCCCAATATGGCCTGGTGAGGGCCGCTTCGTTGATCGACGCCGCCCGCGCGGAAGTGACCAACAGCGTGCTGGTGGATAATGGCGATATTATTCAGGGGAGCCCGATGGCGGATTATGCCGCCGCCAATTTGAAAAAGGGCGATGTACACCCGGTCTATCAGGCGATGAACACCTTGGATTATGCGGTGGGTAGCCTCGGTAATCATGAGTTTAATTACGGCCTGGATTACCTGCAGATGGCGATCAGCGGTGCCAAGTTCCCGTATATCAATGCCAACGTCTATGATGCCAAGACCAATAAGCCGTACTTCAAACAATATCTGATTGTGGATACGCCGGTAAAAGACACTGAAGGTAAAGAGCATAAGCTGCGTATTGGCTATATCGGTTTTGTGCCGCCACAGATTGTGTTATGGGACAAGGCCAAGCTGTCGGGTAAGGTGATCGCCAAAGATATCACCGAAACAGCTAAGGCTCTGGTACCACAGATGCGCAAGGAAGGGGCGGATATTGTGATTGCTATCGCCCACTCGGGCTTCTCTGCCGATCCTTACAAAGCCCTGGCAGAAAACTCGGTCTATTACCTCTCCAAGGTTCCTGGTATTGATGCCATCGCCTTCGGGCATGCCCACGGCATTTTCCCCAGCAAAGATTTCGCCTCTATTCCTGGGGTGGATATTGATAAAGGGACGATCAATGGTATACCCGCCGTGATGCCAGGCCACTGGGCGGATAATCTGGGGGTTATCGATCTGGTACTGGAAGGGGAAAGCGATCATTGGAAGGTGGTCTCCAGCCGTGCAGAGGCTCGGCCAATCTTTGACAAGAAAAATGGCAAGTCATTGGTAGAGGCCAAGGCCACGCTGGTGAAAACGCTGGAACAGGCGCATAACGATACGCGTGAGTTCGTCAACAAGCCTATTGGGATTATCGCAGAAGACACCAATACCTATCTGGCGTTGGTCCAGGATTCTTCAGCCATCCAGATTATCCGTGCGGCACAAAAAGCCTATGTTGAGCACTATATTCAGGGTGACCCGGATTTGGCGGATATTCCGGTGATTTCGGCGGCGGCACCGTTCAAGGCGGGGGGCAGGAAGAACGACCCGGCAGCCTTTGTTGATATGCGTAAAGGGCCGCTGAGCTTCCGCAATGCGGCCGATCTCTATCAGTATTCCAACACGTTGGCGGCAGTAAAACTGAAAGGCAGCGATCTGAAAGAGTGGCTGGAATGCTCTGCGGGTATGTATAACCAGATCGACGTGAAGACAGATAAACCCCAGCCGTTGCTTAATTGGGGTGGTTTCCGTGCGTACAACTTCGACATGTTTGACGATCTGAGCTATCAGATCGATGTTACCCAACCCGCCCGCTACGACGGTGATTGCAACCTGATTAACCCGCAGGCACAACGTATAAAATCACTGACCTACCAGGGCAAACCACTAGAGGCAAATGCGCCATTCCTGGTCGCGGTGAACAACTATCGGGCATTTACCGGCAAGTTTGCCGGGACGGGCGAGAAAAATGTGGTGATTTCATCGCCGGATGAAGTGCGCACCATTGTTGCCAACTACATCAGTGAGCAAACCAAACAGCATGGTGAATATAAACCACAGGTCATCAACAGCTGGCGGATTGCGCCTATTTCCTCGGATAAAAAATTGGATATCCGTATGGAAACCTCGCCAAGCCAAAATGCCGCCGCCTATATCAAGCAGGCCGCTCAGCATCCAATGGAACTGATTGAAAAAGACGATATTGGTTTTGCTATTTATAAAATTGATTTGCAGAAATAA
- a CDS encoding OprD family outer membrane porin — protein MKTIKHNKINKPLVLFTLLFSLPINAEEINRNNTLFSSLINDSHADLSFRNVFKNLSTQDYGQRSNQTAWGQGITLDYQSGYFADMLGVDASYYGVVKLAASDDFWGRSVLYNDNGQAKGFNKIGQIYLKGRWGDDATYAHLYSGWQQIKKWGALNNSTRAIPSTYLGWRGEAASGPLRVRGAYVTRYSDRDSPDKIHFRTADKKEISSITTGELSYSAHGYSALYFLGESHNYMQRHGVELGWQPASWADNRLKLASQLYYNHGLQDWTRMSTRSKTFDDDAYHAAMYAEWRANRWKHKVGASYTRASLDNGNGLGRFEWHLAKHSRGTFNSMADSWGNDYVGDKEKMLAWTFGYAVLPEIELGMVTNYGWGMKYRGQKIARGETLVYSRWMPSQPALKNLAVQLSGGPSWNYQSQNNQPKLTSDGKPMRAQNHSIELQVDYKFNLF, from the coding sequence ATGAAAACAATAAAACACAATAAAATAAATAAACCGCTGGTGCTGTTTACTCTGCTGTTTTCTTTACCGATCAATGCCGAAGAAATTAACCGAAACAACACGCTTTTTTCCAGCCTGATCAATGATAGCCATGCGGATCTCTCTTTCCGCAATGTGTTTAAAAACCTGAGTACACAGGATTATGGCCAACGCTCAAACCAGACTGCCTGGGGGCAAGGGATCACCCTGGATTATCAGTCCGGTTATTTTGCAGATATGCTGGGAGTGGATGCGTCTTATTATGGCGTAGTGAAATTGGCGGCTAGCGATGATTTTTGGGGCCGTAGCGTGTTGTATAACGATAATGGCCAAGCCAAAGGTTTTAATAAAATAGGCCAGATCTACCTGAAAGGGCGTTGGGGCGACGATGCAACCTATGCACACCTTTATTCTGGCTGGCAGCAGATCAAAAAATGGGGGGCTCTGAACAACTCAACGCGTGCCATTCCAAGTACTTATCTGGGATGGCGCGGCGAAGCCGCGAGCGGGCCATTGCGGGTGCGCGGTGCCTATGTCACCCGTTACAGTGACAGGGATTCTCCGGATAAAATTCATTTCCGTACCGCAGATAAAAAAGAGATTAGCAGCATAACGACCGGTGAGTTGAGCTATAGCGCTCACGGCTATAGCGCGCTCTACTTCCTGGGGGAAAGTCATAACTACATGCAGCGCCACGGTGTGGAGCTGGGCTGGCAACCGGCATCCTGGGCCGATAATCGCCTCAAGTTGGCCAGCCAGTTGTATTACAACCACGGTTTGCAGGATTGGACCCGCATGTCTACCCGCAGCAAAACGTTTGATGATGATGCCTATCATGCCGCGATGTATGCCGAATGGCGCGCCAATCGCTGGAAACACAAGGTTGGGGCGTCATACACCCGCGCTTCGCTCGATAACGGTAACGGGTTAGGGCGTTTTGAGTGGCACTTGGCCAAGCACAGCCGCGGCACGTTCAACTCGATGGCCGACAGTTGGGGTAACGACTATGTTGGCGATAAGGAAAAGATGCTGGCCTGGACGTTTGGCTATGCGGTATTACCCGAAATTGAGTTGGGGATGGTCACCAACTATGGTTGGGGAATGAAGTATCGTGGGCAGAAGATCGCGCGTGGGGAAACGTTAGTCTATTCCCGCTGGATGCCATCTCAGCCTGCGCTGAAAAACCTGGCGGTGCAGCTTTCCGGCGGTCCATCCTGGAACTATCAAAGCCAGAATAACCAGCCGAAACTGACCTCGGATGGTAAACCGATGCGGGCGCAGAATCATTCAATCGAGCTGCAAGTGGATTACAAGTTCAACCTGTTCTAA
- the speF gene encoding ornithine decarboxylase SpeF — MKELKIATSASLVASIETLRQIVRVEQTDYTDVAAVVVSVSDINTGILEVLKATGFDIPTFVAVDGDEHLSPDYLPFISGVFALSAATKAFYMAQLEAAADAYEQALLPPFFKTLKTYVEMENATFACPGHQGGEFFRKHPAGRKFFEFYGETIFRSDMCNADVKLGDLLIHEGSAKDAQKHAAKVFNADKTYFVLNGTSAANKVVTNALLTRGDLVLFDRNNHKSNHHGALIQAGATPVYLETARNPFGFIGGIDSQCFNEGYLREQIREVAPEKANAARPFRLAIIQLGTYDGTIYNARQVIDTIGHLCDYILFDSAWVGYEGFIPMLKECSPLLLELDEHDPGIFVTQSVHKQQAGFSQTSQIHKKDDHIKGQKRHCNHKHLNNAFMLHASTSPFYPLFAALDVNAKMHAGAAGRRMWMECVKLGIETRKQLLERCSQLRPFIPPQVAGKDWQDHDTDLIANDARFFNFVPGEKWHGFEGYAQDQYLVDPCKLLLTTPGIAAATGQYTEFGIPATILANFLRENGIVPEKCDLNSILFLLTPAESPAKMAHLVDMLVQFERYVEEDAPLSDVLPTVYRKNQQRYQGYTIRQLCQEMHDLYVSFDVKQLQKEMFRQDHFPPVVMNPQDANVEFIRDNVELVPIAQAAGRIAAEGALPYPPGVLCVVPGEVWGGAVQRYFLALEEGINRLPGFSPELQGVYIEKKDHGWKRIFGYMIKQ, encoded by the coding sequence ATGAAAGAATTGAAAATAGCAACCAGCGCCAGCCTGGTGGCCAGCATCGAAACCCTACGCCAAATCGTGCGTGTGGAACAGACGGACTATACCGATGTGGCCGCAGTCGTGGTCTCCGTGAGTGATATCAATACCGGGATCCTGGAGGTCCTGAAAGCGACCGGCTTTGATATTCCAACGTTTGTTGCTGTTGACGGGGATGAGCATCTTTCCCCCGATTATCTGCCGTTTATTTCCGGGGTATTTGCGCTTTCTGCCGCCACCAAAGCCTTCTATATGGCGCAACTGGAAGCCGCTGCCGATGCCTATGAACAGGCGTTGTTACCTCCGTTTTTCAAGACGCTGAAAACCTATGTGGAAATGGAAAACGCGACCTTCGCCTGTCCGGGCCACCAGGGCGGTGAGTTTTTCCGCAAGCACCCGGCGGGGCGCAAGTTCTTTGAATTTTACGGCGAGACGATTTTCCGTTCGGACATGTGCAACGCCGATGTGAAGCTGGGCGATCTGTTGATCCACGAAGGTTCGGCAAAAGATGCGCAAAAACACGCGGCGAAAGTGTTCAATGCTGACAAAACCTACTTTGTGCTGAACGGCACCTCGGCGGCGAATAAGGTGGTGACCAACGCCTTGCTGACGCGTGGCGATCTGGTGCTGTTTGATCGCAATAACCATAAATCCAATCACCATGGCGCGTTGATTCAGGCTGGTGCAACGCCGGTGTATCTGGAAACCGCGCGTAATCCGTTTGGTTTTATCGGCGGTATTGATTCCCAGTGTTTTAATGAAGGCTATCTGCGAGAGCAAATTCGCGAAGTCGCTCCAGAAAAAGCCAATGCGGCGCGGCCTTTCCGCCTGGCGATTATTCAACTCGGCACTTATGACGGCACGATTTATAACGCCCGGCAGGTGATTGATACCATCGGTCATCTGTGTGATTACATCCTGTTTGACTCCGCCTGGGTGGGTTACGAAGGCTTTATTCCGATGCTCAAAGAGTGTTCGCCGTTATTACTGGAACTGGACGAGCACGATCCGGGGATTTTTGTCACCCAATCGGTGCACAAACAGCAGGCTGGCTTCTCGCAGACTTCGCAGATCCACAAAAAAGATGACCATATTAAAGGCCAGAAACGCCATTGTAATCATAAGCATCTCAACAATGCGTTTATGCTGCATGCTTCTACCAGCCCGTTTTATCCCCTGTTTGCGGCGTTGGATGTGAATGCCAAGATGCATGCTGGTGCCGCAGGCCGCCGGATGTGGATGGAGTGCGTCAAGTTGGGGATCGAGACGCGTAAGCAGTTGCTGGAGCGCTGTTCTCAACTCAGGCCCTTTATCCCGCCGCAGGTAGCAGGTAAAGACTGGCAGGATCACGATACCGATCTGATTGCCAACGATGCGCGTTTCTTCAATTTTGTACCAGGGGAGAAATGGCACGGGTTTGAAGGCTATGCACAAGATCAGTATCTGGTGGATCCGTGCAAGCTGCTGCTGACTACGCCGGGCATTGCTGCGGCGACGGGGCAATACACCGAGTTTGGTATACCGGCGACTATTCTGGCCAACTTCCTGCGTGAAAACGGTATTGTACCGGAGAAGTGCGACCTCAATTCGATCCTGTTCCTGCTCACCCCAGCGGAGAGCCCGGCTAAAATGGCTCATCTGGTGGATATGCTGGTGCAATTCGAGCGCTATGTTGAGGAAGATGCGCCGTTAAGTGACGTATTGCCAACGGTTTACCGCAAAAATCAGCAGCGCTATCAAGGTTACACCATCCGCCAGTTATGCCAGGAAATGCACGATCTGTATGTCAGCTTCGACGTGAAGCAACTGCAAAAAGAGATGTTCCGCCAGGATCATTTCCCGCCGGTGGTGATGAATCCGCAAGATGCCAACGTTGAGTTTATCCGCGATAACGTTGAACTGGTGCCTATCGCTCAGGCTGCCGGTCGTATTGCGGCTGAAGGGGCCTTGCCCTATCCGCCAGGGGTATTGTGCGTGGTGCCCGGCGAGGTTTGGGGTGGGGCGGTGCAACGCTACTTCCTGGCGCTGGAAGAGGGAATCAACCGTTTACCAGGGTTCTCGCCAGAGTTACAGGGGGTGTATATCGAGAAGAAAGATCACGGCTGGAAGCGAATTTTTGGCTATATGATCAAGCAGTAA